One part of the Aliivibrio fischeri ATCC 7744 = JCM 18803 = DSM 507 genome encodes these proteins:
- a CDS encoding MgtC/SapB family protein: MNDITLDLTQLLDLGPFSWTAIFACAFNGFLIGTERQTRGKPVGIRTSILIISGTYFFLAMAVSLSPNTLDQARVLGQIITGVGFLGAGVMMTLDGKIHGVTSAAIIWVLAALGMMIALSYIQQSIIITLLALFVLLGIDKLENSFKSLRRGVHQKILNIRIHKPKAQKIDIRHNKN, translated from the coding sequence GTGAATGACATCACTTTAGATTTAACTCAATTACTCGATTTAGGCCCTTTTTCCTGGACTGCGATTTTTGCTTGTGCATTTAATGGCTTTCTTATTGGCACAGAGCGCCAAACGCGTGGAAAACCAGTAGGAATAAGAACCTCAATTTTAATTATTTCGGGCACTTACTTCTTTCTTGCAATGGCGGTATCTCTATCACCCAATACATTAGATCAAGCAAGAGTATTAGGACAAATTATTACCGGTGTCGGTTTCCTAGGTGCTGGCGTAATGATGACCCTTGATGGAAAAATACATGGTGTAACCTCTGCGGCCATTATTTGGGTGCTTGCGGCTTTAGGTATGATGATAGCACTAAGTTATATTCAACAATCCATTATTATTACTTTACTCGCTCTGTTTGTACTCTTAGGAATTGATAAGCTTGAAAATTCATTTAAAAGTTTACGCCGCGGTGTACACCAAAAAATTCTAAATATCAGAATACACAAACCAAAAGCTCAAAAAATAGACATTAGACATAATAAAAACTAA
- a CDS encoding trimeric intracellular cation channel family protein, translating into MLLTILYIIGITAEAMTGALAAGKKKMDWFGVMLVASVTAIGGGTVRDILLGHYPIGWVKNPQFLVITCIAGVLTTWIGPWVAKNHRFFVLLDAIGLIVFSIIGSQVALDMGLHPLICVVAAIVTGVFGGLLRDLFCRQQPMVLHKELYASVSLLSAVLYIGLLHFGVDELITTITTIVIGFSARMAAVKFGWCLPVFHLDIGEEQPETIEKR; encoded by the coding sequence ATGTTATTAACAATTCTTTATATTATTGGGATCACCGCTGAAGCTATGACAGGCGCATTAGCTGCCGGTAAGAAAAAAATGGATTGGTTTGGCGTAATGCTGGTTGCAAGTGTAACTGCCATTGGCGGTGGTACTGTACGAGATATCCTTCTTGGACACTACCCTATCGGATGGGTGAAAAACCCACAGTTTCTAGTAATTACGTGCATTGCGGGTGTATTAACTACTTGGATCGGCCCATGGGTGGCTAAAAACCATCGCTTCTTTGTTTTACTTGATGCGATTGGTCTTATCGTATTTAGTATCATCGGCTCCCAAGTTGCGTTAGATATGGGATTACACCCACTAATTTGTGTTGTTGCTGCTATCGTAACTGGTGTATTCGGCGGTTTACTTCGTGATCTTTTCTGTCGCCAACAACCTATGGTATTACATAAAGAGCTATACGCATCCGTCTCTTTATTATCTGCTGTTTTATACATTGGCTTACTTCATTTTGGCGTTGATGAGCTAATTACAACGATTACCACTATCGTTATTGGTTTCTCTGCACGTATGGCTGCAGTTAAATTTGGTTGGTGTTTACCAGTATTCCACTTGGATATTGGAGAAGAGCAACCAGAAACGATTGAAAAAAGATAA
- the aroC gene encoding chorismate synthase — MAGNSIGQHFRVTTFGESHGLALGCIVDGCPPGLELTEADLQVDLDRRKPGTSKYTTQRREADEVKILSGVFEGKTTGTSIGLLIENTDQRSKDYSEIKDKFRPGHADYTYHQKYGQRDYRGGGRSSARETAMRVAAGAVAKKYLKQEFGIEIRAYLSQMGDVSIDSVDWNEIENNAFFCPDASKVDAFDELIRKLKKEGDSIGAKITVVAQGVPVGLGEPVFDRLDADVAHALMGINAVKGVEIGDGFEVVNQRGSEHRDPLTPEGFSSNHAGGILGGISSGQDIVAHIALKPTSSITVPGETITRSGEKTELITKGRHDPCVGIRAVPIAEAMLAIVVMDHLVRHRGQNFGVQTETPKI; from the coding sequence ATGGCTGGAAATTCTATAGGACAACATTTTCGAGTAACGACGTTTGGTGAAAGCCACGGGTTAGCGTTAGGCTGCATTGTTGATGGCTGCCCTCCAGGTTTGGAATTAACCGAAGCTGATTTACAAGTTGATCTTGATCGTCGTAAACCGGGGACATCAAAATACACCACACAACGCCGCGAAGCGGATGAAGTGAAGATTCTATCTGGTGTTTTTGAAGGAAAAACAACGGGTACTTCTATTGGTCTATTAATTGAAAATACAGATCAACGCTCTAAAGATTACTCTGAGATAAAAGATAAATTCCGTCCGGGTCATGCTGATTACACTTACCATCAGAAGTATGGGCAACGTGATTACCGTGGTGGTGGTCGCTCTTCGGCACGTGAAACGGCTATGCGTGTTGCAGCCGGTGCAGTAGCTAAAAAGTATTTGAAGCAAGAGTTTGGTATTGAGATTCGAGCTTATTTATCACAAATGGGCGATGTATCGATCGATTCTGTTGATTGGAATGAAATTGAAAATAATGCTTTTTTCTGTCCTGACGCGAGTAAAGTTGATGCTTTTGATGAGCTTATTCGTAAATTAAAGAAAGAAGGCGACTCTATTGGAGCAAAGATCACGGTTGTAGCGCAAGGCGTTCCTGTTGGTTTAGGCGAGCCGGTATTTGATCGTTTAGATGCAGATGTTGCTCATGCTCTTATGGGGATTAATGCAGTTAAAGGTGTTGAGATTGGTGATGGCTTTGAAGTGGTTAATCAGCGTGGTTCTGAACATCGTGATCCTTTAACGCCTGAAGGTTTTAGCTCAAATCATGCAGGTGGTATTTTAGGTGGTATTTCATCTGGCCAAGATATTGTGGCTCATATTGCCTTAAAACCAACTTCAAGCATTACGGTTCCGGGTGAAACCATTACTCGCAGCGGAGAAAAAACAGAATTGATAACTAAAGGTCGTCATGATCCATGTGTTGGTATTCGTGCTGTACCAATTGCAGAAGCGATGCTAGCGATTGTTGTAATGGATCATTTAGTTCGCCATCGTGGACAGAACTTTGGTGTACAAACAGAAACGCCTAAGATTTAG
- the prmB gene encoding 50S ribosomal protein L3 N(5)-glutamine methyltransferase: MDKIFVEEAVAELHTLQDMLRWTVSRFNAAGLFYGHGTDNAWDEAVQLVLPTLYLPIDVPAHVRESRLTSTERLRIVERVVRRINERIPTAYLTNKAWFCGLEFFVDERVLVPRSPIAELIETQFEPWLTEEPTRIMDLCTGSGCIAIACAHAFPNAEVDAIDISTDALMVAEQNVQDHGMEQQVFPIRSDLLRDIPKDQYNFIVSNPPYVDEEDMNSLPEEFEHEPELGLAAGTDGLKLVRRILANAPDYLMDNGFLICEVGNSMVHMMEQYPDIPFTWIEFAEGGHGVFMLTKQQLLDCADEFALYRD, encoded by the coding sequence TTGGATAAGATTTTTGTAGAAGAGGCGGTCGCTGAGCTTCATACGTTACAAGATATGCTGCGTTGGACGGTAAGTCGTTTTAATGCCGCAGGTCTTTTTTATGGTCATGGTACAGATAATGCGTGGGATGAAGCTGTTCAACTTGTGCTTCCAACACTGTACTTGCCAATTGATGTACCAGCACATGTTCGTGAATCACGTTTAACGTCAACAGAGCGTTTACGTATTGTTGAGCGTGTTGTTCGTCGTATTAATGAACGTATTCCTACCGCTTATTTAACGAATAAAGCGTGGTTCTGTGGTCTTGAGTTCTTTGTTGATGAGCGTGTACTTGTGCCTCGTTCACCAATTGCAGAATTGATTGAAACACAATTCGAACCGTGGTTAACCGAAGAGCCTACACGTATTATGGATTTATGTACGGGTAGTGGTTGTATTGCGATTGCGTGTGCTCATGCGTTCCCAAATGCGGAAGTTGATGCGATTGATATTTCGACGGATGCGCTAATGGTTGCTGAACAAAATGTTCAAGATCATGGTATGGAGCAACAAGTGTTCCCAATTCGTTCAGATCTATTACGTGATATTCCTAAAGATCAGTATAACTTTATTGTCTCTAACCCACCTTATGTGGATGAAGAAGACATGAACAGTTTACCGGAAGAGTTTGAGCATGAACCTGAATTAGGTTTAGCTGCAGGTACTGATGGATTGAAGTTAGTTCGCCGTATTTTAGCAAATGCACCAGATTATTTAATGGATAACGGTTTCTTAATCTGTGAAGTGGGTAACTCAATGGTTCATATGATGGAGCAATACCCAGACATTCCATTTACTTGGATTGAGTTTGCGGAAGGTGGACATGGTGTATTCATGTTAACTAAGCAGCAACTTCTTGATTGTGCTGATGAGTTTGCTCTTTATCGCGACTAA
- the smrB gene encoding endonuclease SmrB encodes MSKNDHLSDDELSLFREAVQGSKKLQQDTIIHQPSKNFSDLQQQRKSLKEGKNEEFFFSDEFVPLLSEDGPIRYARDDVSKYEVKRLRRGVYVPDVFLDMHGMKQDEAKRELGSMIAYCLKENISCASVMHGIGKHILKQKVPLWLAQHPDVMAFHQAPLEFGGAGAILVLLSIPDR; translated from the coding sequence ATGAGCAAAAACGACCACCTATCAGATGACGAACTTTCGCTGTTCCGTGAAGCAGTACAAGGCTCTAAAAAGTTGCAACAGGATACCATAATCCATCAACCGAGTAAGAACTTTAGCGACCTTCAACAGCAAAGAAAATCATTAAAAGAAGGGAAAAATGAAGAGTTTTTCTTTTCTGATGAATTTGTACCACTTCTGAGTGAAGATGGTCCGATCCGCTATGCCCGTGATGACGTATCAAAATACGAAGTAAAACGCTTACGACGTGGTGTATACGTACCTGATGTATTTTTAGATATGCATGGTATGAAACAAGATGAAGCCAAGCGTGAATTAGGCTCTATGATTGCTTATTGCCTTAAAGAAAATATCTCTTGTGCGAGTGTTATGCATGGTATTGGCAAACATATCCTTAAACAAAAAGTACCTCTATGGTTAGCCCAACATCCCGATGTAATGGCTTTTCACCAAGCCCCTCTAGAGTTTGGTGGTGCTGGTGCCATTCTAGTATTACTCTCAATACCTGATAGATAA
- the sixA gene encoding phosphohistidine phosphatase SixA — MKVFIMRHGEAEAYAPSDEERNLTAHGESQSAKIAQWLMAEHKVQFDYVLVSPYVRAQQTWNTIKPILNVTDAKVEICEDITPYGDSDDVVEYVKALGSVEDIENILLVSHLPLVGYLTADFVPGIMPPMFPTSAMSCVEYSYTTGKSELLWLQQP; from the coding sequence ATGAAAGTATTCATAATGCGTCACGGTGAGGCAGAAGCTTATGCACCTTCAGATGAAGAGCGCAATTTAACCGCTCATGGTGAAAGCCAATCTGCGAAAATAGCGCAATGGTTGATGGCTGAACATAAAGTACAATTTGATTATGTATTAGTTAGTCCTTATGTGCGAGCACAACAAACGTGGAATACGATTAAGCCAATTTTGAATGTGACGGATGCCAAAGTAGAAATATGTGAAGACATTACTCCTTATGGTGATTCAGATGATGTGGTTGAATATGTAAAAGCCTTAGGTAGCGTTGAGGATATTGAGAATATTTTGTTGGTATCTCACTTGCCATTAGTTGGCTATCTTACTGCTGATTTTGTTCCGGGAATTATGCCTCCGATGTTCCCAACATCTGCAATGTCTTGTGTTGAATATTCATATACAACCGGGAAAAGTGAGCTGCTTTGGTTACAACAACCATAA
- a CDS encoding insulinase family protein — protein sequence MHISPNDKKHYRLIELDNKLPVLLIQDETAPRSAAALSVNVGHFDDPDDRQGLAHFLEHMLFLGTQKYPKVGEFHSFINQQGGSNNAWTGTENTTFFFEVSHSAFEEGLDRFGQFFYASLFNEEAVDKERNAVDSEYKLKLKDDVRRIYQVHKETVNQAHPFSKFSVGSIDTLADKENSSIRDEMLAFYQAHYSADLMTAVVLGNRPLCELELLATQSFASIPNQNLGHKEIDVSYVTPKEQGCWINIEPLKEVRKLSLAFHLPNQDRFYKTKPLNYLGHLLGYEGDGSLMLYLKKLGYIHSLTAGGGVSGSNFREFTLSFNLTEKGMLHLDEIILNTYQYIELIKQQGLDEWRYNEKKAVLESAFQFQEKTKPLDLVSHLVMNLQRYHKEDAMYADYMMEGYHEQHVLDLLEQFTPEKMRVTLVAQDLQYDRKDKWYHTPYSVQPLSEAQIKSWSHAELHPELHLPEKNPYICYDLEPQELKETTVLPTLLEDLPGFRLWHKQEEEFRVPKGMVYIAIDSPHAISDPRKIVKTRLCVEMLMDALSEQTYQAEIAGMGYNLYCHQGGVTLTLSGFSQKQPLLLDVILKRFSTREFSAERFEFIKNQLIRHWGNASKERPISQLFNALSGILQPNNPPYPVLLEALESIEVDDLPNFVQAMFAELHVEMFVYGDWTKEQALELGRSLKDTLRMQNQTYGESFRPLVMLGESGTFQRELICDHSDSALLVYYQSPQEDPRSFALYTLANHLMSASFFHEIRTKQQLGYMVGTGNLPLNKHPGLILYVQSPMAPPAILLDAIDEFLNAFYMVLLELNEHQWQSSKQGLIDQISDPDTNLRSRAQRLWTCIGNKDTNFDHKERVTEELKSLTRIEMIRFVVGILKPRTANRLIMHSQGTEHQQYDRLDVGFEIDSIDQFQLRKKDINLG from the coding sequence GTGCATATCAGTCCGAATGATAAAAAACATTACCGCTTAATTGAGCTTGATAACAAATTGCCTGTCTTGCTCATTCAGGATGAAACAGCACCACGCTCAGCCGCCGCCCTTTCTGTTAATGTCGGTCACTTTGATGATCCTGATGATCGACAAGGCCTTGCTCACTTTTTAGAGCATATGCTGTTTCTTGGTACACAAAAATACCCAAAAGTTGGGGAATTCCACTCTTTCATTAATCAGCAAGGTGGCTCTAATAACGCATGGACAGGAACCGAAAATACCACCTTCTTTTTTGAAGTCTCGCATTCAGCGTTTGAAGAAGGACTGGATCGTTTTGGTCAATTTTTCTACGCCTCTTTATTCAATGAGGAAGCTGTAGATAAAGAACGTAATGCCGTTGATTCAGAGTATAAACTCAAACTAAAAGATGACGTTCGCCGTATTTATCAAGTTCATAAAGAAACCGTTAACCAAGCCCACCCTTTCTCTAAATTCTCCGTTGGTAGCATTGACACATTAGCAGATAAAGAAAACTCATCTATTCGTGATGAAATGCTCGCTTTTTATCAAGCACATTATTCTGCCGATTTAATGACTGCTGTTGTACTTGGTAACCGTCCTCTTTGTGAGTTAGAGCTATTAGCAACTCAATCTTTTGCATCCATCCCCAATCAAAACCTTGGACATAAAGAAATTGATGTTTCTTATGTCACACCAAAAGAACAAGGTTGCTGGATTAACATTGAACCGCTAAAAGAAGTTAGAAAGCTAAGTCTTGCGTTTCATTTACCTAATCAAGATCGTTTTTATAAAACAAAACCCCTTAACTATCTTGGACATCTACTTGGCTATGAAGGTGATGGTAGCTTAATGCTTTACCTGAAAAAGTTAGGGTATATTCATTCATTAACTGCAGGTGGTGGGGTAAGCGGAAGTAACTTCAGAGAATTTACTCTTTCTTTTAATCTAACCGAAAAAGGCATGCTTCATCTTGATGAGATCATTCTCAATACCTATCAGTATATTGAATTGATTAAACAACAAGGTCTTGATGAGTGGCGCTACAATGAAAAGAAAGCAGTATTAGAATCCGCATTTCAATTCCAAGAAAAAACTAAACCTCTTGATTTAGTCAGCCACTTAGTTATGAATTTACAGCGTTATCATAAAGAAGATGCCATGTACGCTGATTACATGATGGAAGGTTATCATGAACAACACGTTCTCGATCTACTTGAGCAATTTACTCCTGAAAAAATGCGAGTCACTCTCGTAGCTCAAGATTTACAATATGATCGTAAAGATAAGTGGTATCACACCCCTTACTCTGTTCAGCCATTAAGTGAAGCCCAAATAAAGAGTTGGAGTCATGCTGAACTGCATCCTGAACTTCATTTGCCAGAGAAAAACCCTTATATCTGCTATGATTTAGAGCCTCAAGAATTAAAAGAAACCACCGTTCTTCCAACATTACTTGAAGACCTACCTGGTTTTCGCCTATGGCATAAGCAAGAAGAAGAATTCCGTGTGCCAAAAGGCATGGTATACATTGCAATAGATAGCCCACATGCCATTTCTGATCCAAGAAAAATAGTAAAAACACGCTTATGCGTTGAAATGCTTATGGACGCACTCAGTGAGCAAACTTACCAAGCTGAAATTGCAGGAATGGGGTATAACCTATATTGCCATCAAGGAGGCGTAACATTAACGCTTTCTGGCTTTAGTCAAAAACAGCCCTTATTACTGGATGTGATATTAAAACGTTTTTCTACACGTGAATTCAGCGCTGAACGATTTGAGTTTATAAAAAATCAATTGATCCGTCATTGGGGAAATGCATCAAAAGAACGTCCAATTTCACAGCTTTTCAATGCATTATCTGGGATTTTACAACCAAATAACCCTCCATACCCTGTACTTCTTGAAGCATTAGAAAGTATTGAAGTGGATGATTTACCGAATTTTGTTCAAGCTATGTTCGCGGAATTACACGTTGAGATGTTTGTCTATGGCGATTGGACTAAAGAACAAGCATTGGAATTAGGTCGTTCTTTAAAAGATACCCTACGAATGCAAAATCAAACTTATGGCGAATCATTCCGTCCATTGGTGATGCTTGGGGAATCAGGAACATTCCAAAGAGAATTAATCTGTGATCATTCTGATTCTGCGCTTTTAGTTTATTATCAATCTCCGCAAGAAGATCCTCGCAGTTTTGCCCTTTATACTCTTGCAAACCATTTAATGTCGGCTTCCTTTTTCCATGAGATCCGTACAAAGCAGCAACTAGGTTATATGGTAGGAACAGGAAATTTACCTCTTAATAAGCATCCTGGATTAATTTTATACGTACAATCCCCAATGGCACCACCTGCTATTTTACTTGATGCTATTGATGAATTTTTAAATGCTTTTTATATGGTGTTATTAGAGTTAAATGAACACCAATGGCAATCCAGTAAACAAGGGTTAATCGATCAGATATCAGATCCTGATACCAATTTACGAAGCCGAGCTCAACGTTTATGGACATGCATAGGAAATAAAGACACGAATTTTGATCATAAAGAGCGTGTCACTGAGGAGCTTAAGAGTTTAACAAGAATTGAAATGATCCGTTTTGTCGTTGGCATATTAAAACCAAGAACAGCAAATCGTTTAATCATGCATTCTCAAGGAACGGAACACCAGCAATATGACCGCTTAGATGTTGGCTTTGAAATTGATTCTATTGACCAATTTCAGCTAAGAAAAAAAGACATCAACCTCGGTTAA
- the fadJ gene encoding fatty acid oxidation complex subunit alpha FadJ has product MTLETKNNTLEAVKNTSAFAWTKDDDQIAWLTIDVPNEKMNTFQAAFAEQVTQVLDEIEEQQAHIKGLVIQSGKPDNFIAGADINMIANCQNASEAQALAEKGQQLFQRIEDLPFATVAAIHGPCLGGGLELALACDYRVCSDDNKTKLGLPEVQLGLLPGSGGTQRLPRLIGLLPSLDIILTGKQLRPKKALKLGVVDASVPHTILSRIAAGFALKKKAKRKLSAKEWGVSRNPLGRNVIFSQAEKQAQKKARGNYPAIAAILDSIEHGLDKGMKKGLQREAEQFARLAMTPESAALRSLFFAMTEMKKEKGSDAEPKSIDYVGILGGGLMGGGIAHVSIAKAKKKVTIKDINNDGLLNAYQYHYQRLDTLRKRRIISKAQLQQQMLQLTGVTEFDGFKKLDVVVEAVFEDLNLKQEMVKAVQAQGKEDVIFATNTSSLPIGQIAEGAQKPENIVGLHYFSPVEKMPLVEVIPHAATSDETISTVVALAKQQGKTPIVVKDSAGFYVNRILAPYMNEAARLLLAGEPIEVLDEALLDFGFPVGPISLLDEVGVDIGAKIMPILEAELGDRFRSPDVFQTLIDDKRLGKKTKRGFYVYKGKKKEPDQEVYTLLNIKPQSQLSKNEIAMRCVLPMLAEAKRCLDEGIIASERDGDIGAIFGIGFPPFLGGPFTYMNTLGEEKLATLMRNYADKYGDRFIE; this is encoded by the coding sequence ATGACGTTAGAAACGAAAAATAATACGCTTGAAGCCGTTAAAAATACCAGTGCATTTGCATGGACTAAAGATGATGACCAAATTGCATGGTTAACCATCGATGTTCCGAATGAAAAAATGAATACATTCCAAGCCGCTTTTGCTGAGCAAGTGACTCAAGTTTTAGATGAGATTGAAGAGCAACAAGCGCACATTAAAGGACTAGTGATTCAATCAGGTAAGCCCGATAATTTTATCGCAGGCGCTGATATTAATATGATAGCTAATTGCCAAAATGCCTCAGAAGCACAAGCGTTGGCTGAAAAAGGACAGCAATTATTTCAGCGGATTGAAGATCTTCCATTCGCTACGGTTGCAGCAATACATGGTCCATGCCTAGGAGGTGGATTAGAGCTAGCTTTAGCATGTGATTATCGTGTTTGTAGTGATGATAATAAAACCAAGCTCGGTTTACCTGAGGTTCAATTAGGGTTACTCCCAGGTTCAGGTGGAACTCAGCGATTACCACGATTAATTGGGTTACTGCCAAGTTTGGATATTATCTTAACGGGTAAGCAACTAAGACCTAAAAAAGCACTGAAATTAGGCGTAGTAGATGCTTCTGTTCCTCATACTATTTTGTCTCGTATAGCTGCGGGCTTTGCTTTAAAGAAAAAAGCGAAACGTAAATTGAGTGCAAAAGAATGGGGGGTATCTCGAAATCCATTAGGACGTAATGTCATTTTTTCGCAAGCGGAAAAACAAGCACAGAAAAAAGCTCGTGGTAATTATCCTGCCATTGCCGCTATTTTAGATAGTATCGAGCATGGTTTAGATAAAGGGATGAAAAAAGGATTACAACGAGAGGCTGAACAATTTGCTCGATTGGCCATGACGCCAGAATCGGCGGCATTACGCTCTTTATTCTTTGCCATGACAGAGATGAAAAAGGAAAAAGGCAGTGACGCTGAACCTAAATCCATCGATTATGTTGGGATACTAGGTGGTGGATTAATGGGAGGAGGTATTGCCCATGTTTCTATTGCTAAAGCGAAAAAGAAAGTAACAATAAAAGACATCAATAATGATGGATTACTTAATGCTTACCAATATCACTATCAACGATTAGATACGCTGAGAAAGCGCCGAATTATTTCAAAAGCGCAATTACAACAGCAAATGTTGCAACTAACTGGAGTGACGGAGTTTGACGGTTTTAAAAAGTTAGATGTGGTTGTTGAAGCCGTATTTGAAGATTTAAACCTAAAACAAGAGATGGTAAAAGCAGTACAAGCACAAGGCAAAGAAGACGTTATTTTTGCAACCAATACGTCTTCGCTTCCTATAGGCCAAATAGCCGAAGGAGCACAAAAGCCTGAAAACATTGTTGGCCTACACTATTTTAGTCCAGTTGAAAAAATGCCATTGGTTGAGGTAATTCCCCATGCAGCAACCAGTGATGAAACTATTTCAACCGTAGTGGCTTTGGCTAAGCAACAAGGTAAAACGCCTATTGTTGTAAAAGATTCTGCGGGCTTTTATGTTAATCGTATCCTTGCGCCTTATATGAATGAGGCGGCACGTCTGTTACTTGCCGGAGAGCCAATTGAGGTGCTCGATGAAGCCTTATTGGATTTTGGATTTCCTGTTGGGCCTATTTCATTATTAGATGAGGTTGGAGTTGATATTGGCGCGAAAATTATGCCGATATTGGAAGCGGAGTTAGGAGATAGATTCCGAAGCCCTGATGTATTTCAGACCTTAATTGACGATAAGCGATTGGGCAAAAAAACAAAACGTGGATTTTATGTTTATAAAGGGAAAAAGAAAGAACCTGATCAAGAGGTTTATACCTTATTAAATATCAAGCCGCAGTCACAACTAAGCAAAAATGAAATCGCAATGCGTTGCGTATTACCTATGTTGGCAGAGGCAAAACGTTGTTTAGATGAAGGAATAATCGCTTCTGAAAGAGATGGTGATATCGGTGCTATTTTTGGTATTGGTTTCCCACCATTTTTAGGTGGTCCTTTTACTTATATGAATACGTTAGGGGAAGAGAAGTTAGCGACCTTAATGAGAAACTATGCCGATAAATACGGTGATCGATTTATTGAGTAA
- the fadI gene encoding acetyl-CoA C-acyltransferase FadI, with protein MSNSLNSSKYQPLTTRQGDRIAVVSGIRTPFAKQSTAFSTTPAVDLGKLAVKALMDKTDIDPKLIDQVVFGQVVQMPEAPNIAREIVLGTGMNIGTDAYSVTRACATSFQTTANVVESIMAGTIDIGIAGGADSSSVLPIGVSKKLASTLLALSKTKTVYQKLSLLRTLSLKDIAPVPPAVAEYSTGISMGQTAEQMAKSHGITREEQDALAHRSHTLAAKAWKDGLIQDEVMTAFPEPYTAWLDHDNNIRHDSELASYAKLRPAFDRKYGSVTAANSTPLTDGGAALLLMSEKRAKELGYEPLGYIRSFAFSAIDVHHDMLMGPSYATPMALDKAGISLSDLTLIDMHEAFAAQTLSNVKMFASNKFTRECLGRDKAIGEIDMDKFNVLGGSIAYGHPFAATGARMIIQTLRELKRRGGGLGLNTACAAGGLGAAMVLEVE; from the coding sequence ATGTCAAACAGCTTAAATTCAAGTAAGTATCAACCGTTAACGACACGACAAGGTGATCGTATTGCTGTTGTATCAGGCATTCGAACTCCGTTTGCTAAACAATCTACAGCATTCAGCACTACACCAGCTGTAGATCTTGGTAAGTTAGCGGTAAAGGCATTAATGGATAAAACGGATATTGACCCTAAATTAATTGATCAAGTCGTGTTTGGCCAAGTGGTACAAATGCCAGAAGCTCCGAATATTGCTCGCGAAATTGTTTTGGGTACGGGGATGAATATAGGTACTGATGCTTACAGTGTGACTAGAGCTTGTGCGACCAGTTTTCAAACGACGGCAAATGTGGTTGAAAGTATCATGGCCGGCACGATTGATATTGGTATTGCTGGTGGTGCAGATTCTTCCTCTGTATTGCCTATTGGTGTCTCTAAAAAGTTAGCTTCTACTTTACTTGCTCTTAGTAAAACAAAAACCGTTTACCAAAAGTTATCACTTCTTCGCACTTTATCATTAAAAGATATTGCTCCTGTTCCTCCTGCTGTAGCTGAGTATTCAACGGGAATTTCTATGGGACAAACAGCAGAACAAATGGCTAAAAGTCACGGAATAACACGCGAAGAACAAGATGCACTAGCACACCGTTCACATACACTTGCAGCCAAAGCATGGAAAGATGGGCTTATTCAAGATGAAGTAATGACCGCTTTTCCTGAACCTTATACCGCGTGGTTAGATCATGATAATAATATTCGTCATGATTCAGAACTAGCAAGTTATGCCAAATTGCGCCCTGCATTTGATCGTAAATATGGTTCAGTCACTGCAGCTAATAGTACGCCATTAACGGATGGTGGCGCCGCTTTATTATTAATGAGTGAAAAACGAGCAAAAGAATTAGGTTATGAACCATTAGGTTATATTCGTTCGTTTGCGTTCAGTGCGATAGATGTGCATCACGATATGTTAATGGGACCATCTTATGCGACGCCAATGGCTTTGGATAAAGCGGGAATTTCATTATCAGACCTTACCTTAATTGATATGCATGAAGCTTTTGCAGCACAAACTCTTTCAAATGTGAAAATGTTTGCTTCAAACAAATTTACTAGAGAATGTTTAGGTAGAGATAAAGCCATTGGCGAAATTGATATGGATAAATTTAATGTCCTTGGTGGGTCAATTGCTTATGGACATCCATTTGCAGCAACAGGAGCCAGAATGATCATTCAAACATTACGAGAATTAAAACGTCGTGGTGGTGGATTAGGATTAAATACGGCTTGTGCCGCTGGTGGTTTAGGTGCAGCAATGGTGTTGGAGGTTGAATAA